The Nocardioides sp. cx-173 genome segment GCGGTCGCGCCGTCGAGCGAGATCTGCACGTCGACGTAGCCGTTGCACGCGGGCGAGGCCAGGAACGCCGCGCGCTCGGGAGTCAGACGTACGCCGTTGGTGGAGAACTTCACGCCGACCTGGTGGTCCACGGCGTACTGCAGCAGGTGCCAGAAGTCGGGCCGGATCGTCGGCTCGCCGCCACCGATGTTGACGTAGAAGACCTGCATCCGCTGGAGCTCGTCGATCACCGCCTCGCACTGCTCGGTCGTCAGCTCGCGCGGGTCGCGGCGGCCGGAGGAGGACAGGCAGTGCGCGCACTCCAGGTTGCAGGCGTAGGTCAGCTCCCAGGTCAGGCAGATCGGCGCGTCGAGGCCGTACTCGAACTGCTCGACGAGGGATCCCGTGGTCGGGCGCTCTTGCAGGGTGGTCATGCGGTGACTGCCTCTCGGGGGCGGATCATGTCGGTGGCAGCGAGCCCGCGCAGTGCCTTGACGTAGGCCTGGTGCTGGGTGTCCGGGACGCCCGCGGCGGCCAGGGCCGAGCGCACGTCCGGCTGCTCGGCCAGGGCACGGACCACGGCCACGAGCTCAGGACGCTTGAGGAACGTGAGCTTGCGGTTGCCGAAGTGGTAGGCCAGGGCGCCGAACGGCTCGGGTCTCAGCGCCACCGAGGGCGACAGCCCCCAGGCCTGGTCGAGGAGGTCGTCCATGGCTCAGTACACGCCGCACATGCCGTCGATCGAGACCTCCTCGATGAGGTCTTCGGTGACCAGGTCCTGGTCCGTACTGGCGTCGGCGACGGCGGAGGTCTGGGTCTGGGTGGGCTCGGTCATGGTGGACCTTCCGGTGCGGGAGTGAGGAAGCCCACACTTTAAGTGCACCCGGTGCAACAATGGAAGGGTTCCCTCAGAATCGCTCGAGGAAGTCGCCGAGCGCCTCCCGGGTCTCGGCCAGGAGCTGCGGCACGGTGCTGTCCGGGTCGGAGAGCCAGCGCTCGTACGCCGTGAGCGCCAGCGCCAGGCTCACGTGCCCGACCGTCTGCGGCAGCAGGTCGCCCGGATCGACCGCGAGTCGCCGGGCGACGTACTCGCTGATCACCTGGCGCCACTCGCGGTAGCGCAGCACCGAGTGCGCCTGCAGGGCGGGCGTCTGGAGGATCAGCCGCATCCGGTCGAGGTGCGGCGGCTCGGCGTCACCGGGGAACTCGTTGAAGCCCACGATCCCCTGAAAGACCGCCTCGTGCAGCGGCAGGTCCTCGGGCATCGCCTCCAGCAGCGCCCGGAAGCTCTCGAGCGTCCGGTCGAACTGTCCCCACGGGATGTCGTTCTTGGAGTCGAAGTAGCCAAACAGCGTGCGCCGGCTCACCCCGACCTCGCGCGCGATGTCCTCCAGCGTCGTGGCCTCGAACCCGCGCTCCGCGAAGAGGCGGAACGCGGCCTGCTCGATCTCGGCATGCGTGGTCGCCACCGGCCGCCCACGCGACGGGCGCTTCTGGCGCGGGCCCGGAGCAGTCATCCTGTGGAATCTACCTCCCGAGCAGCCCGCATGCGTTCTCGGCGAAGCTTCCTCCGCACGCCGATCCGCCCCGCTGGTGGGCGTCTGGTCATGCCGGCCCGCCAGGTCCCACTGAACGGTCACTGCCCAGCCGGGGGAGTGAGTCGCTGCCTACGGTCCCGTGCATGGCTCACCACGACGACATCGCTGCGATCAGCCGGCTGAAGTACCGCTACCTGCGCTGCCTCGACACCAAGCAGTGGGACGACTTCGCGGCCTGCTTCGCCCCCGACGCCACCGCGGACTACAACGGCCTGGTCTTCTCCGATCCGACGGCGCTGGTCGACTTCATGCGCACGAACATGGGCGAGGGCGTGCTGACCATGCACCAGGCGCACCACCCCGAGATCGACGTCGCACCCGACGACGCCGATGATGCGGGCACCGCGACCGGCACGTGGTACCTGCACGACAAGGTGATCGTCGACGCGCACCGGTTCGCGCTGGAGGGCGGGGCGTTCTACGCCGACCGCTACGTGCGCGGCGCCAACGGCGGCTGGCTGATCCAGCACACCGGCTACCGGCGCACCTTCGAGCTCACCTGGGACCTCGACGACCCGGCGCGGGTCAAGGTGGCCGGCCCGGAGGCGCGAGCGCGCGGCTAGGGCCCGGGCGTGGTGGCGGCGAGCAGCGCCCGCGCCGCCGGCGTACCGTCCAGGCCGCGGGTGGTGCGCCGCGTGGTGCGCCACGCCCCTTCGGTCCGCACGAGCTCCCAGCGGTTGGCCCCGATGCGGGCCACGTGGGTGCGGCCCTCGTGTCGCACGAGCAGGACCGACTCGCAGACCGCGACGGCCCGGTCCCCGTCGACGACCACGTGGGCGGGGCCGAGAAAGTGGCTGCAGCCTCGCGAGATCAGCTCCTGGTGAGCGTCGGAGCGCACCATCGCCTCGATCTGGGGGCGGTCGCCCATGAACCACTCGTCGACGTCGTAGACACCGTCCTCGGTCCACAGCGCCGCGACGCGCTCGGCCTCGCCGGCGTCGACCAGCGGCCCGTACGACGCGACGAGCCGTGCGATCTCGAGCTCGTCCTCCAGCGCCCGCAACCGCGCCTCGACGGCGGCCAGGCGCACGTCGGTCGATCCGGTCTGCTGATCCTCGGTCACTGACTCTCCTCCAGCCCGGCCAGGGCCTCCAGCTGCTCGACGTAGTGGTCGGCGGACGTCGCGGCGACGTGCGCGGTGACCAGGGTGGCGCCTGCGGCGCGGGTGCGGTCGAGGGCGCGTCGGGTGCGGTCGGGCTCGCCGATCGGGTCGACGGGGCGTCCGGCGCCCAGGACGACCTCGAAGCCGTCGGGCAGGTCGGTGGCGGCGAGCAGCTCGCGCAACCGGTCGTGGCCGAGCCCGAACGGCATCCAGCCGTCGCCGAGCGTGACGGCGCGGCGCAGGCTGCGCGGCGTGTATCCGCCCACCCACAGCGATACGCGGTCCTGCACGGCGTGCGGCTCGACGACCAGTCCGGAGTAGGAGAAGTGGGGGCCGTCGTGCTCCGGAAGCCGCTGCCCGAGCGAGCCCCTCAGGGCGCGCATGGCGTCGTCAGCGACGGCGCCACGGGCGGGGAAGTCGGCGCCGACGAGCGCGAACTCCTCCTCGACAGAGCCGACCCCGACCCCCAGCACGACCCGGCCGCCGCTGACCAGATCGAGGGTGCCGTAGCGCTTGGCGACCTCGAGCGGGTGGTGGTAGCCGAGCACGAGCACCTGGGTGACGAGCCGGATCCGGCTGGTGCGCGCGGCGAGGTAGGACAGGGTGGCGAGGGGGTCCCAGTACGTGCCGCCGCGCTGCTCGGCGACCTCGACCGGCACCGCGACGTGCTCGGAGCAGGTGAGGTGGTCGAAGCCGAGCCGGTCGGCGGCCTCGGCGATCCGGGAGAGCTCGGCGATGCCGGCGGTGCGCTCCCACGCGGAGTTGAACCCGGGCAGCGCCGTGACGACGGGACTGGTGAGACCGAGGCGCATGTCGGCATCCAAGCCGGGGTGGCCCGCCGGGCGGCCGGAGCACTCCCAGTGAGCGGAACTAGAACGAATTCTAGAAATGCGTTCCGATCCGGAGCGGTCGCTGCTACGGTCAAAACTAGAATTCATTCTAGTCTCGTGGAGGTGCCCGTGGCGACGATGACGTCGGAGCGGCCCGAGAGCGGGCTGCCGCCCTCGATGGTCGAGCGGATGACCCTGATCCTCGACCGTTTCACCGAGCGCGAGAGCCGGCTCAGCCTCGAGGAGATCGCCGGCGCCACCCGGCTGCCTCGCTCGACGGCGCATCGCATCCTCGATCAGCTCGTGCGCCTGGAGTGGCTCGAGCACTCGAGCACCGGCGGCTACGGACTGGGGCGCCGCTCGCTCGTGCTCGGCGGTGGGTCCGGGGAGCACGGCGAGCTCCGCTCGGTCGCCTCGCCCTACCTGCACGACCTGTTGCTGCGTACCGGCGCCGTGGTGCACCTCGGCGTCCTCGACGGCGCCCGGGTGGTCTACCTCGACAAGCTCGGTGGCCGGTTCGCCACCAGCGTCCCCTCCCGCGTGGGCGGCTCGGCGCCGGCGTACTGCACCGGCCTCGGCAGGGCGATGCTGGCCTGGCTCGACGCCGAGACCGTGGACGGGCTCGTCGGCGACCACCTGCCGCTGCGCACCCCGGCCACCATCGGCGAGGTCGGCTCCCTGCACCACGAGCTCGCGCGGATCCGGTCCCGCGGCGGGCTCGCCCTCGAGCGGGAGGAGTGCTTCCCCGGCATCGCCTGCGCCGCGGCCGCCGTGCGCGGGCCCCGTGGTCCGATCGGCGCCGTCTCGGTCGTGACCTCGGCCGGCACCCCGCTCGAGCGCGTCGCGCCGCTGGTCATCGACGCCGCCCAGCGCATCGCGGCCGACATCTACCCCGACCTGTCGGACTCGGACCGCGGTCGGGTCAGGTGCGCGGCACCAGCAGGCGCATGATCTTCTCGGTCCCGAGCACCAGCCGGGCCCGGTCCGGCCCGCTGCGCCGCTCGACGCTCGCCTCGTTGCCGGCGACCACGTGCACCGGGCCGCTGCCCAGGGCCGCCAGGCCCTCGGCGGCCACGGCGGCCGGGTCGGCGACGTGCAGACCGGGCAGGTCGAAGTCGAGGCCTGCCCGTTGCATCGCCGGGGTGCGCGTGAGCCCGAGGACCAGATGGAGCACGTCGATGCCGTCGCCGCGCAGCTCGGCCCACAGCCCCTCGGCGAAGATCCGTCCGAACGCCTTCGCGGCGCCGTACACGCTCTCGGTCGAGGTGCCGACATAGCCGGCCAGTGACCCGACGAGCAGCACGCCACCTCGGCCGCGGGTCTTCATCGGGTCCAGGAGGCCGTAGGTCAGCCTGAGCATCGCGATGACGTTGAGGTCGACCACGCCCATCGCCGCGCCGAGGTCGCCGCCGGAGAACGGCTCCGCGCTGGTGTTGGCGCCCGCGTTGTAGACCAGCAGGCCGACCTCGACGTCGGCCACCGCCGCGACGACGGCCCCGACCGCGTCCGGGTCGGTCAGGTCGACGGCCACGGTGCGCACCTCGGCGCCGAGCGCGCGGGCGCTCTCGGCCGTCGCCTCCAGCGGCTCGGGCCGCCGCGCGACGAGCAGCAGGTGGAAGCCGTCGGCGGCGAGCTGCCGCGCCATCTCGGCGCCCACGCCCTCGGAGCCTCCGGCGACCACGGCCCACGGCCCGTAGCGGAGCACGTCGGTCATCGAGGTCGCGCCGGGGGAGTCGTGGGGGCGGCGTCGGCGAGCACCTCGAGCTGACCGCGGGCCGCCGCCTCGAGCACGGTGTCGCGCAGCGCCGAGCACCCGTCGAACGCCTGCCGGTTGGGCCGGTCGCTGGTCGGTCGGAGCGCGGAGCGCTCGTGGCAGCGCCGCAGGGCCGGGGCGCTCCACTGGATCGAGGTCTGCTCGGGGCTGCTCTTGCGCACGGCGACCTCGGCGCCGCAGGCCGAGCAGGCGACCGGGCGCATCGGCCGGTCCTGCAGGCGCACGTCCTCGCGCAGGGCCGGGGGCGTGGGATCGGTCGGGGTGCGCTCGGACATCAGCCCGGGACCGCGTCGCGGGCGGCGAGGTTGTCCTGGACCTCGAGCTGCCAGGCCTCGTTGGCGTGGGTGGTGTCGATCTCGAACTCGAAGCGGTCGGTCATCTCGGGGGCGACGGCGGCGGCGTCGACGTAGAACTGCTGGTACCAGCGGCGCAGCTGGTAGACCGGCCCGTCCTCCTCGCAGAGCAGCGGGTTGTCGATGCGGGCCTTGCTCTTCCAGATCGCGACATCCTGCTCGAACCCGTAGCGGATGAACTTGCCGGTGGTCGCCGCCATCGCCTCGGCGTCCTCGTCGGAGATGCCCTCCTTCTTCTCCACCATGATCCCGTACTGGAGCACGAACGAGCTCTCGTCGATCGGGTAGTGACAGTTGATCAGGATCGTGTCCACGTCGAGGTCCTCGTAGTGGTAGGTCACCTCGTCGATCATGAACGACGGGCCGTGGTAGGCGGCGACCGACGACGTGCCGAGCACGACGGGGTTGCGGGCAGACGGACGTGCGGGGCGCACGTCCTCGCGGCCGGCCCCGTCCATGTACTGGTGCGCCGTCGTGCCCTCGAAGACGTTCTTGAAGTAGGTCGGGAACGAGTAGTGCACGTAGAAGAAGTGCGCCATGTCGACGACGTTGTCCACGATCTCGCGGCAGTTGGCGCCGTCGATGACCGTCTCGTACCAGAGCCACTCGGTCCACCGGTCGTCGCCGACCTGCGGGATCCGCGGGATCGTCACGTCGGCCGGTGGCGGATTGCCCTCGGGGTCGTTCCAGACGAACAGCATCCCGTCCTGGACCAGGGTCGGCCACGCCGCTGTCCGGGCGCGCAGCGGGACCCGGCGGGCGTAGGGGATCTGCTTGCAGCGCCCGTCACCTCCCCACCGCCAGTCATGGAAGGGGCAGGCGATCTCGTCGCCCTTCACCGTGCCTTGCGACAGGTCCCCGCCCATGTGGCGGCAGTAGGCGTCGAGGACGTGCAGCGCGCCGTCGGAGCCGGCGAAGACCACGAGTTTCTGCCCGAAGGCGTCGACCCGGTGCGGTCGGCCGTCGGCAAGGTCGCGGGTCAGGCCCAGGCAGTGCCAGCCCCGGGCGAAGCGTCGCGGCGTGGGGTCGACCTCGATGTGTCGCACCGCCTGGTCGTGCTGGGTCATGTCGCCTCCGTACGGCTGGTGGTGGGGCCCCGCGGGGGACCGGGCGGGCCGGCTGCTGCGACCGCACGACGACTCTCGGTGCGGTCGGCGAAGGCTGCTCGGCGAGGTCCCACTCACCGGTAGTCGGGGACGGGCCCGGAAGGTCCGGCGCGCAGGATGGGTGTGGTGCGGCGACTGCGCCGCGACCAGACCAGGAGGTGACCGTGCCCCGCATCACCGAAGCCCGGCAGCCCGCCGAGCCGAGCTCGGCGGAGCAGAAGGACCGCTATCGGCGAATGCTGCGCGCGGCCAGCCGGCTCGGCGCGGAGCACGGGCTCGAGCGGATGCAGATGCATGACGTGGCCAAGGAGGCCGGCGTGGCGATCGCGACCCTCTACCGCTACTTCCCGTCCAAGACGGACCTGTTCGTCGCGGTGCTGCACCGTCACGTCGACCAGCTCGGCCAGGACGACGTCCTGGCGCAGCGTGGTGGTGCGAGCTCGGGCTCGCGCGCCGACGCGGTGGCCGACGTGCTGGTCGCCGCGAGCCGCCGGATGCTCCACCGCCCGCAGCTGGCCACCGCCATGCTCCAGGCCAACAACGCCGCGCAGCTGCAGGGCGCTCGGGAGTACACCGAGGCCAACGCGGCCTTCCACCGCATGCTCCTCACCGCGCTCGGGGTCGGCGACGAGCCGGAGGACGAGGACCTGCGGATGGTCCGCATCGTCGAGCAGACCTGGTACGGCGTCCTGGTGTCGACCCTGAACGGCGTCATCGACCTGCCGCAGGCCGAGCACGACACTCGACTGGCCGCCCGGCTGCTCCTCGGCCCTCGCTACGACGCGACGCGGCCGTGAGCCGCGTCGTCGCGGTCACCGGCTCCGCATCCGGTATCGGCGCGGCCACCGCCGCCTTGCTGCGCCAGCGCGGCGACCGGGTGATCGGGGTCGACCGGGCCGACGCCGGCGTCGAGGTCGTCGCCGATCTCTCCACGGCGCAGGGCCGCGCCGAGGCAGTCGCGGCGGTCACCGAGCTGACCGGCGGAGTCCTCGACGGCCTGGTCACCTGCGCCGGCCTGAGCCGCGCCGGCGCCCCGCAGGTCAGCGTCAACTACTTCGGCACCACCGAGCTGGTCGACGGGCTACGTCCGGCCCTGGCCGCGTCCAGCGCCCCCCGGGTCGCTCTGGTCGGCTCCATCTCGGCCATCCAGCCGCACGACGCCGCGCTGGTCGACGCCTGCCTCGTCGGCGACGAGCCCGCCGCTCTGGCCCTGGCCGAGTCGGCGCTCGCCGACGGTCGGCCGCACGAGATCTACTCCTCGACCAAGGCGGCGCTGGCGCGCTGGCTGCGGCGGGTCAGCGTCACGGCCGACTTCGCCGGTGCCGGGATCGCGCTCAACGCGATCGCTCCCGGGGTCGTGCTCACCCCGATGACCGAGGAGCTCGTCTCCGACCCGCAGTGGAGGCAGGTCATGGATCGCGCCGTCCCGATGCCGCTCAACGGCTACGCCTCGCCCGAGACCATCGCGTATGCGCTCGCCTGGCTGCTGTCGGTGGAGAACTCCCACATGGCCGGCCAGGTCGTCTACGTCGACGGCGGCGCCGAGGCCCTCGCCCGCCCCTGACCCGTCGTGCCTGGGCGCTCCGGCCCGGAGGCCGCTCCGGCCCGGAGGCCGCTCCGGTCCCGGTCACCGGGAGGGCCGTGGGCCGACCTGGCGCGGTCGGCTCATCCTCTGGCTGTGAGCCAGACCACTGACGCGGACGCCGTGACCGAGCAAGGCGCCGCGGCGCGCGCCGCGATCGCCGCGATCACCGGCCCGGGCGGGCCCAGCGAGATGCGCACCGAGCAGGTCCTCGGCGCCCCGGTCGCGGTGTTCGTCGAGCGTTACCGCGCGCTGCACGAGGTGCTCGCCGACTCCGTGCGCCACGGCGACCGGCCGTACGTCGTGTCCCTGGAGGCCACGCTCACCTTCGCCGAGCATGCCCGCCGGGTCTCCTCGCTCGCGCAGGTGCTGCGCGAGGAGCACGGGGTGCGCAGCGGTGACCGGGTCGCGATCGCGGCCGCCAACTCTCCGGCATGGATCGAGTCGTTCTGGGCCGTGGTGTCGATCGGTGCGATCGCGGTCGGCTGCAACGCCTGGTGGTCCCCGCGCGAGGTGGCCCAGGCGCTGGAGCTCACCAGCCCCGTGCTGGTGCTGGCCGACGAGCGCCGGCGCGAGGCGTCAGGGTCGACCGGCGTGCCGGTGCTCGACCTCGAGTCCGGTCACGAGCGGCGCTGCACCGCTCACCCCGAGGCGCCGCTGCCCTCGGCCGACGTCGACGAGGACGACCCGTGCGTCATCCTCTTCACCTCGGGCACCTCGGGCCGCCCGAAGGGCGCGGTCCACACCCACCGCAACCTCTGCGCGGTGCTCGGGTTCCACCGTCACAACGACGTGCTGAGCGCGATGTTCGGCGACCCGGTGGCCCCCGAGGACAAGGTCTACCTGCTGGCGATGCCGCTGTTCCACATCGGCAGCCTGCACAACCTGACCGTGCCTCGTCTGGCCGGCGGCAGCACCGTCGCCCTGCACCTCGGAGCCTTCGATCCGGCGCGGGTGCTCCAGCTGGTGCAGGAGGCCGGAGTGACCCACTGGGGGGCCGTGCCCACCATGGCCAACCGGCTGCTCGCCTTCGAGCGGGTGCGCGACTACGACACCTCGTCGCTCTACGCCTTCTCGCTGGCCTCGGCACCCTCGTCGGTGGCCTTCCAGGACCGGCTGCGCGAGCACCTGCCGTTCGCGGGCGCGCTGGTCGACAGCTACGGGCTGACCGAGTCGTGCACGGCGGTCGCCGTCGCGACCCCGGCGGACCTCCTGGAGTCGCCCGGCACCCTGGGCGCGCCCATCATCGGCGTCGAGATGGAGGTGCGCGACGCCCTCGGCGAGCGGGTGACCGCCGGCGTCGAGGGCGACATCTGCGTGCGCAGCGCCTACAACATGCTCGGCTACTGGGCCGACGACGCGGCGACCCGGGCGGCGTTCGACGACCAGCGCTGGCTGCGTACCGGCGACATCGGCACCCTGGACGAGAAGGGCAGGGTCCGGCTGTCGGCCCGCCGCTCCGACCTGATCATCCGCGGCGGCGAGAACGTCTACCCCGCCGAGACCGAGGCCGTGCTCGCCGAGCACCCTGCGGTGGCGGAGTGCGTGGTGCTGGGGGTCCCCGACGACGACCTCGGTCAGCAGGTCGCCGCCGTCGTGGTGACCCGCGATGGCGCCGCCACCGACGGACTCGAGCAGGCGCTGCAGGCCCACGTCGCCGCCGAGCTCGCGCACTACAAGGTGCCGACCCGGTGGCGGATCACCGCCGAGCCGCTGCCGCGCAATGCGACGGGCAAGGTCCGCCGCCCCGACGTCACCGTCACCACATGAGCACCACCAGGGGTCCCGTGGGCCAGCCCGCCGTGCCGGAGGTCTTCACCCCGGGCCGGATCGGTCCGTTGCGCCTGCGCAACCGCACGATCAAGGCCGCGACGTACGAGGGGCTGAGCCACCGCGGGCAGGTCACCCAGGACCTCGTCGACTTCCACGTCGCCTACGCCCGCGGCGGCGTCGGGATGACCACCGTCGCCTACTGCGCCGTCGCGAAGGACGGGCGCACGGATCGCCACCAGGTGGTGTGGACCGACGAGGCGATGCCCGGCCTGCGAGCGCTGACCGAGGCCGTGCACGACGCCGGAGCCGCGGTCTCGGCGCAGATCGGCCACGGCGGCCCGGTCGCCGAGTCACGCAGCAACCGGTCGCCGGCCCTCGGGCCGAGCCGCCGCGCCAACATCCTCGCGATGAGCACCTCCCGGGCCGCCAAGGTCGCCGACCTCGAGCGGATCGTGGCCGCCCACGGCCGAGCCGCCGCGATGGCCGTCGACGCGGGCTTCGACGCCGTGGAGGTGCACCTGGGCCACAACTACCTGGCCAGCGCGTTCCTCAGCCCCAAGCTCAACCGCCGCACCGACGACTACGGCGGCAGCCTGGGCAACCGTGCCCGCCTGGCCCGCGACGTGATGCGGGCGGTGCGCGACGCGGTCGGAGACCGGATCGCCGTCATCGCCAAGCTCGGCATGGACGACGGCGTGCCCGGAGGCTTCTGGCTCGACGAGGCCATCCCGGTCGCGCAGTGGCTCGAGGCCGACGGCACGCTCGACGCTCTCGAGCTGACCGCGGGCAGCTCGCTGCTCAACCCGATGTACCTCTTCAAGGGCGACGTGCCGCTGGCCGAGTTCGCCGGGATCATGCCGCAGCCGATCCGCGCCGGTGTCCACCTCGTCGGCCACCGGCTGCTCAAGAGCTACCCCTACCGCGACGCGTTCCTGCTCGAGGACGCCCGCCAGGTGCGCGCCGCCGTCGACCTTCCGATGGTGCTGCTGGGCGGCGTGACCGACCGGGCGGTGATGGACACCGCGATGGCGGAGGGCTTCGAGTTCGTCGCCATGGCGCGCGCGCTCCTCCGCGAGCCCGACCTGGTCGACCGGCTGCAGCGCGACGCCGGGGCCCGCTCGCTGTGCGTGCACTGCAACAAGTGCATGCCGACCAACTACACCGGCGTCCGCTGCGTCCTGGTCGAGCGCCGGACCAGCCGCGGAGCGCTCTGGGGCACGACCGAGGGGTACGCCGCGCCGCCCCCGCCGGTCGCTTCCGGTGAGTGGGACTGATCTCGGCGGCGCCGCGGGGCCGGTGCGAGGTTCGGTCGGTGATCCGGCGTCTCCTGCTTCCCCTCCTGGAGCTGGTCGCCGTCCTGCTGCTGGTGAGCGTCGGCGTGTTCGGGCTGCTGGCGCTGGTCCCCGGCGACCCGGCCGTGGCCGTGCTGGGCGAGGGCCGGGCCCCCGAGGAGTACGACGCCCTGCGCCGCCAGCTCGGCCTGGACGAGCCGTTCTGGAGCCGCTACCTCGACTGGCTCGGCGGTGCCGTCACCGGTGACCTCGGCACCTCGCTGGTGCCACCGCAGGGGCCGGTGCTCGACCGCATCGTCTCCGCCCTTCCGGTCAGCCTCGAGCTGGCCCTGCTCGGGCTGGTGATGGCCCTGGCGATCGCCGTGCCACTGGCCATGTGGTCGGCCTCCCACCCCGGAGGCCGCGCCGACCGGTCGATCAGTGCGGCGACGTTCGGGCTGCTGTCGATGCCGTCGTTCCTCGTGGGGCTGCTGCTGATAGCGCTTCTGGTCAACACCCTCGACCTGTTCCCGCGCAACGAGTGGGTGCGCCTGGGCGAGAGCGTCACCGGCAACCTGCACCACGCGTTCCTGCCCGCCCTCACCATCGCGCTGATGGAGGCGGCGATGTTCACTCGGATCCTGCGCAACGACCTCGTGACCACGCTGCGCGAGGACTTCATCCTCTCGGCCCGGGCGCGCGGCATGACCCCGCTGCGGATCCTGCTGAGCGACGCCCTGCGGCCCTCGTCGTTCTCGCTGGTCACGATCCTCGGCCTCAGCATCGGTCGCCTCGTCGGGAGCACTGTCATCGTGGAGTACCTCTTCGCCCTGCCCGGGATGGGCAAGCTCGTCATCGACGCCGCCAACCAGGGCAACTACCCCGTGGTGCAGGGGGCGGTGCTCGTCGTCGCCGTGGTCTACGTCGGCAGCAACACGCTCATCGACTGGTCCTACGGCCTCCTCGACCCCCGGACCCGTCGTGCTCGCGTCTGACCCGGTGCTGCCCGACGTCGCGCCCGTCGAGCCCGTCGCCGGCGCAGCCCTCGGTCCGCGCCAGCGTCGTGGCCGGCTCGTGGCCACCGGCGCTGCGCTCGTCGTGGCCGGCGCCGGCCTCGCCGCCTGGTCGGTCGGCAGCGATGCCGTGGTCACCGCCGCTCGCGCGGTGCTGGTCGTCGCCGGCCTGCTCGTCGTGGTCGCCGGGCTGAGCCGCCTCGCGCGCGGCCTGCTCGGGCGTCCGGTGGACGTCGTCCTGTGGCTGGGCGTCGCCTGGCTGGTGCTGGTGCTCGGGGCGGCCGCCCTGGCGCCCTGGCTCCCGCTGGGCAACCACGACGACTCCGTCGCCGGGCTGAGCGAGCCGATCTTCGCCGCGCCCGACCTCGGCTCGGAGCACCCGCTCGGCACCAACAACTACGGCCTCGACGTGCTCTCGCGCGCCATCCACGGAGCTCGTACGTCGATCCTCGTCGCCCTGCTCGCGGTGCTCGTCGGCACCACGGTCGGCGGCCTGGTCGGGATGGTCTCGGGCTTCCTGCGCGGCACGACCGACCGGGTGGTCGGCGTGCTCTCCAACGCGCTGCTCGCCGTGCCCCCGCTGATCCTGCTCATCGCCCTCGGGGCGGTGCTCGAGCCCAGCGTGCGCAGCATCGCGTTCGCGCTGTCGCTGCTGACGATCCCGAGCATGGTGCGCCTGGCTCGGGCCAGCACGATCGCCGTCGCCGAGCGCGAGTTCGTGCTGGCCGCCCGCGCGATGGGGGCCAGCCGTTGGCGGCTGCTGCGCCGTGAGGTGCTGCCCAACGTCGTCCTGCCGGTGCTCTCCCTCGCGGTCGTGATGATCTCGGTCCTGGTCGTGGCCGAGGCGTCGCTGTCGTTCCTCGGCATCGGTATCGAGCAGCCGGCGCCCACCTGGGGCAACATGATCGCCGAGGGCCAGGGAGGCGTCATGGAGGAGCATCCGTACCTGGTCGTGGTCCCGGCCGTCTGCCTCTTCCTCACCGTCTTCTCCTTCAACCTGCTCGGCGAGAGGGCGCAGAAGGCCTGGGACCCGAGGAGCGCGAAGCTGTGACCACCACCGACCCCCTCCTCGTCGTCGAGGACGTGCGCACCGTCTTCCACACCGCCCGCGGCGATGTCCGCGCCGTCGACGGCGTCTCCCTCACC includes the following:
- a CDS encoding NADH:flavin oxidoreductase; this translates as MSTTRGPVGQPAVPEVFTPGRIGPLRLRNRTIKAATYEGLSHRGQVTQDLVDFHVAYARGGVGMTTVAYCAVAKDGRTDRHQVVWTDEAMPGLRALTEAVHDAGAAVSAQIGHGGPVAESRSNRSPALGPSRRANILAMSTSRAAKVADLERIVAAHGRAAAMAVDAGFDAVEVHLGHNYLASAFLSPKLNRRTDDYGGSLGNRARLARDVMRAVRDAVGDRIAVIAKLGMDDGVPGGFWLDEAIPVAQWLEADGTLDALELTAGSSLLNPMYLFKGDVPLAEFAGIMPQPIRAGVHLVGHRLLKSYPYRDAFLLEDARQVRAAVDLPMVLLGGVTDRAVMDTAMAEGFEFVAMARALLREPDLVDRLQRDAGARSLCVHCNKCMPTNYTGVRCVLVERRTSRGALWGTTEGYAAPPPPVASGEWD
- a CDS encoding ABC transporter permease, yielding MIRRLLLPLLELVAVLLLVSVGVFGLLALVPGDPAVAVLGEGRAPEEYDALRRQLGLDEPFWSRYLDWLGGAVTGDLGTSLVPPQGPVLDRIVSALPVSLELALLGLVMALAIAVPLAMWSASHPGGRADRSISAATFGLLSMPSFLVGLLLIALLVNTLDLFPRNEWVRLGESVTGNLHHAFLPALTIALMEAAMFTRILRNDLVTTLREDFILSARARGMTPLRILLSDALRPSSFSLVTILGLSIGRLVGSTVIVEYLFALPGMGKLVIDAANQGNYPVVQGAVLVVAVVYVGSNTLIDWSYGLLDPRTRRARV
- a CDS encoding ABC transporter permease; this encodes MLASDPVLPDVAPVEPVAGAALGPRQRRGRLVATGAALVVAGAGLAAWSVGSDAVVTAARAVLVVAGLLVVVAGLSRLARGLLGRPVDVVLWLGVAWLVLVLGAAALAPWLPLGNHDDSVAGLSEPIFAAPDLGSEHPLGTNNYGLDVLSRAIHGARTSILVALLAVLVGTTVGGLVGMVSGFLRGTTDRVVGVLSNALLAVPPLILLIALGAVLEPSVRSIAFALSLLTIPSMVRLARASTIAVAEREFVLAARAMGASRWRLLRREVLPNVVLPVLSLAVVMISVLVVAEASLSFLGIGIEQPAPTWGNMIAEGQGGVMEEHPYLVVVPAVCLFLTVFSFNLLGERAQKAWDPRSAKL